GCGGCGCCCAGGGCTTCTCCGGCTTTCGTCCCGAAAACGCAGGCAAGAACAGCCGCAACAACCAGTCGCTGTACCTGAACCTGGAAGGCGACATCACGAAGCAGCTGTCCGGCTCCCTGGCCGTGCGCCACGAGCGCTACAGCGACTTCGGCAACACCACCTCGGGCAAGGCTTCGGCGCGCTTTGCCGTCACCCCGCAATTCGCGCTGCGCGGCACCGTCTCGAACGGCTTCCGCGCACCGTCGCTGGCCCAGGAAAGCTACACGATCACCACGACCAACTTCCTGGTCATCAACGGCCAGAATACGCCGATCGAAACCGGCACCTTCGCGGTCGCCAGCGATGCCGCCCGCGCCCTCGGCGCACAGCCGCTGAAACCCGAGCGCGCCCGCAACCTGAGCTTCGGCGCCCAATGGCAGCCGATCCGCAACTGGACCACCACCCTCGACCTGTACCGCATCGACATCGACGACCGCATCATCTTCTCGTCGAACCTGCAGCTGTCCGGCGCCAGTGCGGCCGCCCTCAACACGGCGCTGCAGCAGCAGGGCATCTACGTCGGCGCGGCGCGCTACTTCACCAACGCCGTCGACACCCGCACCAAGGGCGTCGACCTGGTCAGCACCTACCGCATGAACCTCGCGCAGGGCGCGCGCGCCGACTTCACGCTGGCCTACAACCACAACGACAATGAAGTGCGCCACGTGGCCGCCACCCCGGCGCTGCTGGCCGGCGCCAAGCTCGTGCTGGCCGACCGCCAGACCGTCAACCGCCTGACCGTCGGCTCGCCGAAGGACAAGCTGACCCTGGCCGGCGACTACACCCGCGGCACCTGGAGCGGGCACGCGAACGTGACGCGTTACGGAAAATTCACCGTCCCGCAGAACAACGTCGCGCTGGACCAGACCTACGATCCGCAATGGGTGCTGGACGTCTCCACTTCCGTGCGCGTGGCCGGCAACTGGCGCGTGACCCTCGGCATCGACAACCTGACCAACCGCTACCCGGCCCAGGTGACGTCCGCCGGCAACCTGAACGTCAACGGCACCCAGCCTTACAGCATCTGGGCGCCGAACGGCTTCAATGGGCGCTTCTTCTACGGCAAGGTCGGCTACACCTGGTAAGGGCACCCGTGGGGGCGCCAGCCGGCGCCTTCACTTCGCCAGGCCCGCTACTTGACCCGCTGCTTCTCCAGTTTCCGCGCCAGCGTGCGACGGTGCATGCCCAACCGCCGCGCCGCTTCGGAGATGTTGAAGTCGGTCTCGGCCAGCACCGCGTGGATGTGCTCCCACTCGAGGGTCTTGATCGAGCTCGATCGGTTGGTCAGTTCGATTTCCGTATTTCCGGCGACGTGGCCGAAGGCGGCCTCGATGTCGTCGGTGTTCGAGGGCTTGGCCAGGTACTGGCAGGCGCCCAGCTTGATCGCCTCGACCGCGGTGCCGATGCTGGCGAAGCCGGTCAGCACCACGATCTGCATGTCCGGGTCGTGCGCATGCAGCATCTGCACGCAGGCCAGGCCCGAGCTGTTGCCCTTCAGCTTGAGGTCGACCACCGCGTAGCCGGGGTCGTGCTCCTTCAGCAGTTCCTGGGCTTCGTCCAGGCCGGGCGCCAGCAGCACCCGGTAGCCGCGCCTTTCGAAGGAGCGGCCGAGGGTGCGCGCGAAGGCGTCGTCGTCTTCGATGATCAGGAGCAGCGGTTCGCCCAGCTCGTCATTCAGTACTTCATTCTCGGACATCGTGTGTTTTCCGTCATTCCTTGTCCAGCGCAATCGCCTGCAGCGGCAGGGTCAGGCGCACCTCGGCCCCACCCTGCGGCCGGTTCGCCGCCGATACCGTGCCGCCCAGGGTGCGCGCCACATTCACCACCAGGAACAGGCCCAGGCCGCCGCCCGGACGGCCCTTGCTGGAATTGTAGGGCTTGCCGAACTGCGCCAGCATGGCCGGCGCGAAGCCGGGGCCGCGGTCCGTCACCGACAGCAGCAGCGTGCCGTCCTCGACGCTCGCTTCCAGCCCGACCCAGTCGGGCGAGGCTTCCAGTGCATTATCCAGCACATTGTCGATCATCTGCTTGAGGGCGGAGTCGAAGGCCACCGGCATGTCCTCGCCGATCCGGTTCCGGTAGACGAATTCGCGTACCGGACGGCTCGCCTGCCATTCCTCGACCAGTTCGTCGAGGAAGCTGCGGATCGTGGTGCGCACCGCGGATTCGCCGCGGGCCTCGCCGGCCGACAGCAGGATGCCGCTGACGATGGACTTGCAGCGCTTGAGCTGGGCCTGCATCTCCGTGATCTCTTCGATCAGGTCGGGATTCTGCTTGAATTCGCGCATCCGCTTCCAGTCGCCCAGGATCACCGACAGGGTCGCCAGCGGCGTGCCCAGCTCGTGGGCGGCGCCCGAAGCCAGCAGGCCCATGCGCACGATGTGCTCTTCCTCGGCGGCGCGCTGGCGCAGGTCGGCCAGCTGGGCCGCCTTGCCGCGCAGCGTGGTCGAGATGCGCGAGATGAACACCACCAGCAGCGCGGCGTTAAGCGCGAAGCAGATCAGCATGCCCTGCACGTACAGGCTGGAAATGCCGCGCGCGTGGTCGAAGGGCAGCGGCAGCGGTTTCGCGAAGATCGACAGCCCGGCCAGGCACACCAGCGTGATGCCGACGATGGTCCAGGTCGACCAGGCCTCCAGCAGCACCGCCGACAGGATCACCTGCAGCAGGTAGAGGAAGGCGAAGGGGTTGGTGGTGCCGCCCGACAGGTAGAGCTGCATGGTGAGGCTGGCGACGTCGACCAGCAGCGCCAGGAACAGTTCATTGTTGGTGACCGGACGGTGTTCGTGCCAGCGCAGGTGGCTGGCGACGTTGAAGGCGATCAGGCAGGCCAGCACCTCGAGCATCTGCACCAGCGGCAGGCGGACGTCGAACACCAGGATGGCGCCGGCGATGGTGGTGATCTGGCCGATGACGGCGATCCAGCGCAGCTCGATCAGCTGCAGCATGTTCTTGTGGCCGGCGACGTATTCGACATCGGCGGCGCTGGTCTTCAACACCTCAGTCGTCGTTGTCATCGTTCCCTGCAATGCCGCTGCGCGCGCCGGCGCCGCGCACGGCCCACCACCATGCGCCCGCCACCATCAGGGCGAGCGCGTACCAGGTCACGGCGTAGACCAGGTGGCTGTTGTGGAAGCTGACCACCGTCAGGCCGCCCTGCGGCTTGTCGGGCGAACCGGGCGGGTTCTGGTTGGCGGCGGCGTCGATGAAGAACGGCGCCGTGAGGGAGCCCGGGAGGCCGCGCGCGGCCGCGATGGCGGGAACGTCGCGCGCATACCAGCGGTTCGCGGCCGGATCGTTGGTGCGCAGGAAGAAGCCCCTGGGCTCGCTGATCCGCAGCAGGCCGACCAGCTGCACCGTGCCGCCCGAGTTCGCGGCGCAGGGATAGCCCCTGGACCTGCGCGGCGTGTAGCGCGTGCGCGCGCCCGGATCGGCGGGAATGAAGCCGCGGTTGACCAGGATGACGTGGCCGTCGGTCGTGCACAGGGGCGTCAGCAGCCAATAGCCGCTGCCCTGTTCGGTGAGGGCCTGGACCGGGGTCGTGTATTCGTAGAGATAGGTGCCGGCGACTTGCACCCGGCGGTATTCGTCGGATTCGGCGGTGATGCCGGCCCAGTGCGCCATCGAGGGAGGCGCCACCGGGGCGGCGTGCACGCGTGCATCCACGCGTGCGATCAGGTCCAGTTTCCATTGCAGGCGAATCACCTGCCAGGTGCCCAGACCTGCGAAGAGCACGATCAGCAGCAGCGCCAGGGCCGCCACGACGAGGCGGGAACCTCGACCTTGCACGGCTTCGGTGCCGGCGCCCTGCCCTGCTGCTTGATCGTTTACTGCCATTTACTGCATATCGTGCATGCCATGCACGGACGAACCATCGTTGCTCATGTTCGGCATCATGTTGATGTTCATGTGGTACATGACCCAGATCGAACCGGTCAGGACGATGAACAGCAGGATGACCGTCAGCAGCATCGCCATCATGTTCCAGCCGCCCTCGGACTTCGAGTTCATGTGCAGGAAGTAGATCATGTGCACGACCACCTGGACGGCCGCGAAGCCGAGGATCACGAACTTGGTGGTGCCCGGCGCCAGCTGGTGGGTCATCACCAGCCAGAACGGGATCGCCGTCAGGATCACCGACAGGATGAAGCCGATCGTGTAATCCTTGAAGCTGCCGTGCGCTTCCATGTGGTCGCCGTGGTCGACGCCGTGGCCGTGGCCGTGCCCATGGTCGTGGCCGTGAGCGTGTGCGGTGTGGTGATCGCTCATGGCAGAACTCCCATCAGATAGACATAGGTGAACACGCCGATCCAGACGACGTCCAGGAAGTGCCAGAACATCGACAGGCAGGCGAGGCGGCGGTAGTTGGCGGCATTGATGCCGTGCTTACCGAGCTGGAACATCAGCGTGACCAGCCACACGATACCGAAGGTGACGTGCAGGCCGTGGGTGCCGACCAGCGAGAAGAACGCGGTCAGGAAGCCCGAACGCCACGGGCCGAAGCCTTCGTGGATCAGGTGCGTGAACTCGTCCAGTTCCAGGTACAGGAAGCAGGCGCCCAGCACGCCGGTGATCGCCAGCCAGACCAGGGTCGACCTGGTGTTCTTCTTCTGCGCCGCCAGCATGGCGAAGCCATAGGTGATCGACGAGAACAGCAGGAAGGCCGTGTTCAGCGCGACCGTCGGCAGATCGAAGATCTCGGCGCCCGACGGGCCGCCCGCGTAGTTGCGGCCCAGGACAGCGTAGGTCGCGAACAGGCAGGCGAAGATGAGGCAGTCGCTCATCAGGTAGATCCAGAAACCCAGCAGCGTGCCGTTTTCCGGGTGGTGCTCGACCGCGTAGTAGCGCGAGCTGATGTCGGCGCCGGTGGCGCTGACGGTGTTGGCGTTAATGTCAGACATGGGCTTCCAGCAGTCGGGTATGGGCTTCTTCCGTACGCGCCACTTCTTCCGCAGGGATGTAGTAGTCGCGCTTGTAGTTGAACGTGTGGTAGATGGTCACGGCGATCGTTGCGACGAACGCGGCGGCCACCAGCAGCCACATGTGCCAGATGATGCCGAAACCGAGCACGAAGGTGATCATCGGGATCACCGGACCTGCCCAGGTGTTCGCCGGCATGTGGATCGGCACGAAACCGCTCAGCGGGCGCTTGTAGCCGGCCTTCTTCATGTCGGCCCAGGTGTCGTTGTCGAACACGACCGGGGTGAACGCGAAGTTGTAGTCAGGCGGCGGCGACGAGGTAGCCCACTCCAGGGTGCGGCCATCCCACGGGTCGCCGGTCACATCGACCAGCTTCTTGCGGTCGCGGATCGAGACGAACACCTGCATCAGCAGGCAGCCGATACCGGCGGCGATCATCAGGGTGCCCAGCAGCGACACCTGGAACAGCCAGTGGATCGACGGATCGTCGAAGTGGCTCAGGCGGCGGGTGACGCCCATGAAGCCCAGGATGTACGGCGGGGTGAAGGCGACCCAGAAGCCGATCGACCACAGCCAGAAGGA
This window of the Massilia sp. WG5 genome carries:
- a CDS encoding response regulator transcription factor, with protein sequence MSENEVLNDELGEPLLLIIEDDDAFARTLGRSFERRGYRVLLAPGLDEAQELLKEHDPGYAVVDLKLKGNSSGLACVQMLHAHDPDMQIVVLTGFASIGTAVEAIKLGACQYLAKPSNTDDIEAAFGHVAGNTEIELTNRSSSIKTLEWEHIHAVLAETDFNISEAARRLGMHRRTLARKLEKQRVK
- a CDS encoding ATP-binding protein gives rise to the protein MTTTTEVLKTSAADVEYVAGHKNMLQLIELRWIAVIGQITTIAGAILVFDVRLPLVQMLEVLACLIAFNVASHLRWHEHRPVTNNELFLALLVDVASLTMQLYLSGGTTNPFAFLYLLQVILSAVLLEAWSTWTIVGITLVCLAGLSIFAKPLPLPFDHARGISSLYVQGMLICFALNAALLVVFISRISTTLRGKAAQLADLRQRAAEEEHIVRMGLLASGAAHELGTPLATLSVILGDWKRMREFKQNPDLIEEITEMQAQLKRCKSIVSGILLSAGEARGESAVRTTIRSFLDELVEEWQASRPVREFVYRNRIGEDMPVAFDSALKQMIDNVLDNALEASPDWVGLEASVEDGTLLLSVTDRGPGFAPAMLAQFGKPYNSSKGRPGGGLGLFLVVNVARTLGGTVSAANRPQGGAEVRLTLPLQAIALDKE
- a CDS encoding SURF1 family protein is translated as MAVNDQAAGQGAGTEAVQGRGSRLVVAALALLLIVLFAGLGTWQVIRLQWKLDLIARVDARVHAAPVAPPSMAHWAGITAESDEYRRVQVAGTYLYEYTTPVQALTEQGSGYWLLTPLCTTDGHVILVNRGFIPADPGARTRYTPRRSRGYPCAANSGGTVQLVGLLRISEPRGFFLRTNDPAANRWYARDVPAIAAARGLPGSLTAPFFIDAAANQNPPGSPDKPQGGLTVVSFHNSHLVYAVTWYALALMVAGAWWWAVRGAGARSGIAGNDDNDD
- the cyoD gene encoding cytochrome o ubiquinol oxidase subunit IV, which gives rise to MSDHHTAHAHGHDHGHGHGHGVDHGDHMEAHGSFKDYTIGFILSVILTAIPFWLVMTHQLAPGTTKFVILGFAAVQVVVHMIYFLHMNSKSEGGWNMMAMLLTVILLFIVLTGSIWVMYHMNINMMPNMSNDGSSVHGMHDMQ
- the cyoC gene encoding cytochrome o ubiquinol oxidase subunit III, with translation MSDINANTVSATGADISSRYYAVEHHPENGTLLGFWIYLMSDCLIFACLFATYAVLGRNYAGGPSGAEIFDLPTVALNTAFLLFSSITYGFAMLAAQKKNTRSTLVWLAITGVLGACFLYLELDEFTHLIHEGFGPWRSGFLTAFFSLVGTHGLHVTFGIVWLVTLMFQLGKHGINAANYRRLACLSMFWHFLDVVWIGVFTYVYLMGVLP